A window of Primulina tabacum isolate GXHZ01 chromosome 4, ASM2559414v2, whole genome shotgun sequence contains these coding sequences:
- the LOC142543097 gene encoding eukaryotic initiation factor 4A-14 — translation MAGMAPEGSQFDARQYDTKMNELLGTDGEEFFTSYDEVYDSFDSMGLQENLLRGIYAYGFEKPSAIQQRGIVPFCKGLDVIQQAQSGTGKTATFCSGILQQLDYNIVECQALVLAPTRELAQQIEKVMRALGDYLGVKVHACVGGTSVREDQRILSSGVHVVVGTPGRVFDMLRRQSLRPDYIKMFVLDEADEMLSRGFKDQIYDIFQLLPPKIQVGVFSATMPPEALEITRKFMNKPVRILVKRDELTLEGIKQFYVNVEKDDWKLETLCDLYETLAITQSVIFVNTRRKVDWLTDKMRSRDHTVSATHGDMDQNTRDIIMREFRSGSSRVLITTDLLARGIDVQQVSLVINYDLPTQPENYLHRIGRSGRFGRKGVAINFVTRDDERMLFDIQKFYNVVIEELPANVADLL, via the exons ATGGCTGGAATGGCACCTGAAGGTTCTCAATTTGATGCTCGCCAGTATGATACAAAAATGAATGAGCT GCTTGGTACTGATGGGGAGGAATTTTTCACCAGTTATGATGAGGTGTATGACAGCTTTGATTCTATGGGCTTGCAGGAAAATCTTCTTAGGGGCATCTATGCTTATG GTTTTGAGAAGCCCTCTGCTATCCAGCAAAGAGGTATTGTTCCCTTTTGCAAGGGGCTTGACGTGATTCAACAGGCTCAATCTGGAACTGGAAAGACTGCAACCTTCTGCTCTGGAATTTTGCAGCAGCTAGACTATAACATAGTCGAATGCCAGGCCTTGGTTCTGGCACCTACTCGTGAGCTTGCTCAGCAAATTGAGAAGGTCATGCGAGCCCTAGGTGATTACCTCGGTGTTAAGGTCCATGCTTGTGTTGGAGGTACCAGTGTTCGTGAAGATCAGAGGATACTTTCCAGTGGGGTTCATGTTGTAGTTGGCACTCCTGGACGAGTTTTTGACATGTTGAGAAGGCAATCCCTACGGCCTGATTACATTAAAATGTTTGTTTTGGATGAAGCCGATGAAATGCTTTCACGAGGTTTTAAAGATCAG ATATATGATATCTTTCAGTTGCTGCCGCCTAAGATCCAAGTTGGCGTATTCTCAGCTACCATGCCACCAGAAGCTCTTGAAATAACTAGAAAGTTCATGAATAAGCCTGTACGTATTCTTGTCAAACGTGATGAGTTAACCCTAGAGGGAATAAAGCAGTTTTATGTTAATGTTGAAAAGGATGACTGGAAACTAGAAACGCTCTGTGACCTTTATGAGACGTTGGCCATCACTCAAAGTGTCATATTTGTCAACACCAGGCGTAAGGTCGACTGGCTTACCGACAAAATGCGCAGCCGTGATCATACTGTATCCGCCACCCATGGTGACATGGACCAGAACACTAGGGATATCATCATGAGAGAATTCAGGTCAGGTTCATCTCGTGTGCTTATCACCACCGATCTCTTGGCTCGTGGTATTGATGTGCAGCAAGTGTCTCTCGTTATTAACTATGATTTGCCGACCCAGCCTGAGAATTACCTGCATCGTATTGGCCGAAGTGGAAGATTCGGAAGGAAGGGTGTTGCCATTAACTTTGTTACTAGAGATGATGAAAGAATGCTTTTCGACATACAGAAGTTCTACAATGTTGTGATCGAGGAGCTTCCAGCCAATGTTGCTGATCTCCTCTAA